A DNA window from Centroberyx gerrardi isolate f3 chromosome 3, fCenGer3.hap1.cur.20231027, whole genome shotgun sequence contains the following coding sequences:
- the LOC139923804 gene encoding intelectin-like isoform X1, translating to MPHFPFPLFFIHQRTGQCIVRRRASTESSGLSLSVYHIWPVIMAIWIILVILPLAVHHVSGAAPRSCKQLKYEFSVNTDGLYYLTTAHGTVYQTFCDMTTAGGGWTLVASVHENNMYGKCTLGDRWSSQQGNNIHLPDGDGNWANRVIFGTAESATSDDFKNPGYYDLAAEDMSVWHVPNKSPLDHWRSLAILRYHTASRFLPTYGGNLFTLFSRYPVRYNAGSCLTNNGPSFPIVYDHGNTETTKMFYGPNARTQFTPGYITFRAINTERTATAICSGTRPTGCHIEHFCIGGGGHFPEGAPRQCGDFTSFDWDGYGTNSGWSASRQITEAAVLLFYR from the exons ATGCCacattttccttttcccttATTCTTCATCCATCAGAGAACAGGACAGTGTATAGTGAGAAGAAGAGCAAGTACAGAAAGCTCtggtctgtctttgtctgtgtatCACATTTGGCCAG TCATCATGGCAATTTGGATCATTCTTGTTATCCTTCCCCTGGCCGTTCACCATGTGTCAG GTGCTGCGCCCAGAAGCTGCAAACAACTAAAATATGAATTCAGTGTTAACACAG ATGGGTTGTACTACCTGACCACTGCTCATGGCACGGTCTACCAGACTTTCTGTGACATGACCACTGCAGGCGGTGGCTGGACCCTGGTGGCGAGCGTACATGAGAACAACATGTATGGCAAATGTACACTGGGTGATCGCTGGTCCAGCCAGCAGGGGAACAACATTCATCTGCCAGACGGAGATGGGAACTGGGCCAACAGAGTCATCTTTGGAACGGCAGAAAGTGCCACCTCTGATGACTTCAAG AATCCTGGTTACTATGACTTAGCAGCAGAAGATATGTCAGTGTGGCATGTTCCCAACAAAAGCCCACTGGATCACTGGAGAAGCTTAGCCATCTTACGGTACCACACAGCCAGCCGCTTCTTACCCACATATGGGGGGAACCTCTTCACACTCTTTTCA CGTTACCCAGTGAGATACAATGCAGGGTCTTGCCTCACCAACAATGGACCATCCTTCCCTATCGTATATGATCATGGAAATACGGAGACCACAAAGATGTTTTATGGACCCAATGCAAGAA CTCAGTTTACCCCAGGCTACATCACCTTCAGAGCTATCAACACTGAGCGTACTGCCACTGCCATCTGCTCTGGGACCAGACCAACAGGATGCCATATTGAACAT TTCTGTATTGGTGGAGGAGGACACTTCCCTGAGGGTGCACCAAGACAATGTGGAGACTTCACTTCCTTTGACTGGGATGGCTATGGGACCAACAGTGGATGGAGTGCATCCAGGCAAATTACTGAGGCAGCTGTGCTGCTCTTCTATCGCTGA